One genomic region from Lacerta agilis isolate rLacAgi1 chromosome 13, rLacAgi1.pri, whole genome shotgun sequence encodes:
- the LOC117056981 gene encoding uncharacterized protein LOC117056981 — MESTEKEESVILIDDDETQSSMASCILLDEDAEEIPLKGENTEEAVDEEVIVTFCKRAKVMPHARYDCPTHPFEQVECETSCPLGRNAETCSECYCYICDKVAAECKDWVTPSFCHCNAHNKSKFWKDQWNSALTGSLSEFNLELSEIDADVQHGGVLLQKFVHDVSVEYNEYLSRNRIASDFPKCLCHQNLGPGQCEKCRSYPLYTVHSYASVSELVTAFLNLAEKERPKTEVIMLMGAAREIALHKDLIPFSQNVGHLVSLSQAVPCLMSRITRRLQRLLVLNDFPKPLYNKLTKFYHSIPFPVHCLTFSNSLNFAPWDDWLLISVLKGQNVTGQRMLKGKKECLCEAVPIVEARIERMEGCRQYKELIRYLKVVKCHDSLWLQRWQDKVPFYLCKSGDFVGAAQALFIVYPRSCCAACRLSLLQFEVYLKMFRSGQAPLGNDMEGSMQWGPVGKYPSILLLLLLASLQCRGGSHKHAGTKLAAVALQGVIFSCSLFLGTPVKLPVLLRHMFKLFYCNISLYTSSKCWSSVIRIFASHPVVGADGNLTAITLKEPSQEFQQVVSGESCYVVEQLTKNPYSNVTFSKHFGQDSPLEAGLIFVVQAVRHMILMEHSSLRSFLEIVLAFGNNLWALKLLLESLAYHEKAVRNIVSLLLADLCCHKAEMLGLWQRWGAQYVGELLCLFLTFRDRNLPSVGISIINIIVENLSMCPWAKQVSKFLQKSTKPFGWADYEVSTFIAISQSSLCLRLPRVGQLPSPLTTSEQQGSG, encoded by the exons ATGGAGTCCACTGAAAAAGAGGAGAGTGTCATCTTGATTGATGACGATGAAACTCAGAGTTCCATGGCGAGTTGTATTTTGTTGGATGAGGATGCAG AAGAGATTCCCTTGAAAGGAGAGAATACAGAAGAAGCTGTGGATGAGGAAGTGATAGTTACTTTCTGCAAGAGAGCAAAAGTGATGCCCCATGCGAGATATGACTGCCCGACCCACCCCTTTGA GCAAGTGGAATGTGAAACATCGTGCCCCCTTGGGAGAAACGCAGAGACATGCAGCGAGTGCTACTGCTACATTTGTGATAAGGTTGCTGCAGAG tGTAAAGATTGGGTGACGCCTTCGTTTTGCCATTGCAATGCACACAACAAAAGCAAATTCTGGAAGGATCAGTGGAATTCTGCTCTCACTGGCAGCCTCTCTGAGTTCAACTTGGAGCTCTCAGAAATTGATGCAGATGTCCAGCATGGGG GGGTACTCCTGCAGAAATTCGTGCATGATGTTTCTGTGGAATATAACGAGTATCTGTCCAGAAATAGAATTGCTTCAGACTTCCCCAAATGCCTTTGCCATCAGAATTTGGGTCCTGGGCAGTGTGAAAAATGCCGCTCCTACCCTCTGTATACTGTGCACAG TTATGCTTCTGTTTCTGAACTCGTAACAGCCTTTCTAAATCTGGCTGAGAAGGAGAGACCCAAAACAGAGGTCATCATGCTTATGGGAGCAGCCAGGGAAATCGCACTCCACAAGGACCTCATTCC GTTTTCGCAAAACGTTGGTCACTTGGTGTCGCTGAGCCAGGCTGTGCCTTGTCTAATGTCCAG GATCACGAGGCGACTTCAGAGGCTGCTGGTGCTGAATGACTTTCCGAAACCTTTGTATAACAAGCTTACCAAGTTTTACCACTCCATTCCTTTCCCGGTTCACTGCCTTACCTTCTCAAATAG CCTGAATTTTGCTCCTTGGGATGACTGGTTGCTGATCTCCGTCTTGAAAGGACAAAATGTTACTGGCCAACGGATGCTGAAAGGGAAGAAAGAATGCCTTTGTGAAGCAGTTCCCATAGTAGAGGCACGAATCGAAAGGATGGAAGGCTGCAGGCA ATACAAGGAGCTGATCCGTTATTTGAAGGTGGTGAAATGCCATGATTCCTTGTG GTTACAGAGGTGGCAGGACAAGGTCCCCTTCTACCTGTGCAAAAGTGGAGATTTTGTGGGCGCTGCGCAGGCACTGTTTATCGTCTACCCCAGAAGCTGCTGTGCGGCCTGCCGCCTTTCACTGCTCCAGTTCGAGGTCTATCTGAAGATGTTCCGATCAGGACAGGCTCCCTTGGGAAATGACATGGAGGGCTCTATGCAGTGGGGTCCAGTGGGCAAGTATCCTTCAATCTTGTTATTGCTTCTGCTGGCT TCCCTGCAATGTAGGGGAGGTAGCCATAAGCATGCTGGCACCAAGTTGGCAGCTGTTGCTTTACAGGGTGTGATTTTTAGCTGTTCCCTCTTTCTAGGCACTCCCGTGAAACTACCTGTTCTACTCAGACACATGTTCAAGCTGTTCTACTGCAACATATCGTTGTATACAAGT TCCAAATGCTGGAGTTCTGTGATCAGAATTTTTGCCAGCCACCCTGTTGTGGGAGCAGATGGCAACCTGACAGCCATCACTTTAAAAGAACCATCCCAGGAATTCCAACAG GTGGTCTCTGGGGAGTCATGCTACGTTGTTGAACAACTCACCAAAAATCCCTACTCTAATGTTACCTTCTCAAAACACTTTGGCCAAGAT TCACCCTTGGAAGCTGGGCTCATTTTTGTGGTCCAGGCAGTTCGGCATATGATCCTGATGGAACACAGCTCCCTGCGCTCCTTCCTAGAAATTGTGCTGGCTTTCGGG AATAACCTCTGGGCTCTGAAACTTCTGCTGGAGTCTCTGGCTTATCATGAGAAGGCTGTCCGTAACATCGTTTCCTTGCTTCTTGCAGACCTCTGTTGTCACAAAGCAGAAATGTTGGGATT GTGGCAACGCTGGGGTGCTCAGTATGTCGGGGAGCTGCTGTGCCTATTCCTGACGTTCAGGGATAGAAACTTGCCATCAGTCGGCATCTCCATCATCAATATTATTGTGGAAAACCTGTCAAT gtGTCCGTGGGCAAAGCAGGTTAGCAAATTCCTTCAAAAATCA ACAAAACCATTCGGCTGGGCAGATTATGAAGTTTCCACCTTTATAGCCATTTCGCAGTCTTCCTTATGCCTGAGACTCCCTAGGGTTGGCCAGCTTCCCTCACCTCTGACTACTTCTGAGCAGCAAGGCTCTGGATGA